A genomic stretch from Numida meleagris isolate 19003 breed g44 Domestic line chromosome 2, NumMel1.0, whole genome shotgun sequence includes:
- the ARL4A gene encoding ADP-ribosylation factor-like protein 4A, whose translation MGNGLSDQTPILSSLPSFQCFHIVILGLDSAGKTTVLYRLQFNEFVNTVPTKGFNTEKIKVTLGNSKTVTFHFWDVGGQEKLRPLWKSYTRCTDGIVFVVDSVDVERMEEAKTELHKITRISENQGVPVLIVANKQDLRNSLSLSEIEKMLAMSELSSSTPWHLQPTCAIIGDGLKEGLEKLYDMIIKRRKMLRQQKKKR comes from the coding sequence ATGGGGAATGGACTCTCGGACCAGACGCCGATCCTGTCCAGCCTGCCTTCTTTCCAGTGCTTCCATATCGTGATCTTGGGGCTGGACTCCGCTGGGAAGACGACCGTGCTGTACAGGCTGCAGTTCAATGAGTTCGTCAACACCGTCCCCACGAAAGGATTTAATACGGAGAAAATCAAAGTAACGCTGGGCAACTCGAAGACGGTCACGTTCCACTTCTGGGATGTGGGCGGCCAGGAGAAGCTGAGGCCGCTGTGGAAGTCGTACACGAGGTGCACCGATGGCATTGTGTTTGTGGTGGACTCGGTCGACGTCGAGAGAATGGAGGAGGCCAAAACGGAACTTCACAAAATCACGCGGATATCTGAAAATCAAGGAGTGCCTGTCCTTATAGTCGCTAACAAGCAGGACTTgagaaactctctctctctttctgaaaTCGAGAAGATGTTAGCGATGAGCGAGCTGAGTTCTTCGACTCCCTGGCATTTGCAGCCAACCTGTGCAATCATCGGAGATGGACTCAAAGAGGGACTGGAAAAACTGTACGATATGATAATTAAGCGAAGGAAAATGTTgaggcagcagaaaaagaagagatga